One genomic window of Microbacterium testaceum StLB037 includes the following:
- the ddaH gene encoding dimethylargininase, producing MSRLLVRRPSPLLAEGELTHLDRVPVDADLALAQWRGYVDVFRSRGWDVIEIAPADDQPDGVFVEDAVVVFGDLAVLCRAGAASRRGEAESVRAGVLASGIDLAEIVEPGTLDGGDVLKVGSTVYVGASSRTNAAGIAQLRALLEPRGWEVREIPVTKVLHLKSGVTALPDGTVIGFEPLVDDPALFPVFQGVSEEHGTAVVVLDEGTVLMSSDAPETAAAHRARGLEVVTVDVSEFEKLEGCVTCLSVRLRDGDAPRAAG from the coding sequence ATGTCGCGTCTTCTCGTCCGCCGCCCCTCGCCGCTGCTCGCCGAAGGGGAACTGACCCATCTGGATCGCGTCCCCGTGGACGCGGACCTCGCCCTCGCCCAGTGGCGCGGCTACGTCGATGTGTTCCGCTCGCGTGGGTGGGACGTGATCGAGATCGCGCCCGCCGATGATCAGCCCGACGGTGTGTTCGTGGAGGACGCTGTCGTGGTGTTCGGCGACCTCGCGGTGCTCTGTCGCGCGGGAGCCGCATCGCGTCGCGGCGAGGCCGAGAGCGTCCGCGCCGGGGTGCTGGCATCCGGAATCGACCTCGCCGAGATCGTCGAACCCGGAACGCTCGACGGGGGTGACGTGCTGAAGGTCGGGAGCACCGTGTACGTCGGCGCGTCGTCGCGGACGAACGCCGCGGGCATCGCGCAGCTGCGTGCGCTCCTCGAGCCGCGCGGGTGGGAGGTGCGCGAGATCCCGGTGACGAAGGTGCTGCACCTGAAGTCGGGTGTGACGGCGCTTCCCGACGGCACCGTGATCGGGTTCGAGCCGCTCGTGGACGACCCCGCCCTGTTCCCGGTGTTCCAGGGCGTCTCGGAAGAGCACGGTACCGCTGTGGTCGTGCTGGACGAGGGCACCGTTCTGATGTCGTCCGACGCTCCCGAGACCGCCGCCGCGCACCGCGCCCGGGGCCTCGAGGTCGTGACCGTCGACGTCAGCGAGTTCGAGAAGCTCGAGGGCTGCGTCACCTGCCTGTCGGTGCGCCTCCGCGACGGAGACGCACCGAGGGCGGCGGGGTAG
- a CDS encoding citrate synthase, protein MSDAGTQNDKATLSVGGTTAEFPVLRGTDGIPSIDIASLTKQTGHTTLDYGFVNTASTKSAITYIDGDQGILRYRGYPIEQLAKNSTYLEVAWLLIYGELPSASELASFDERIRRHTLLHEDLKRFFSSLPPTAHPMSVLSAATAALSTYYESESDPHNPEHVELNTVRMLAKLPVIAAYAHKKSIGQAFLYPDNSLGFVDNFLKLNFGVLSEIYEVNPVMTKALDLLLMLHADHEQNASTSTVRLVGSTGANQFASISAGIQALSGPLHGGANEAVLQMLGRIRDSGESVERFVERVKNKEEGVKLMGFGHRVYKNYDPRAKLVKEAADEVLEALGVSDPLLDLAKELEQIALQDDYFKERRLYPNVDFYTGVIYKAMGFPTRMFTVLFAIGRLPGWLAQWREAITDPQTKIGRPQQLYTGAAERNYPGV, encoded by the coding sequence GTGAGCGACGCGGGAACGCAGAACGACAAGGCCACCCTTTCGGTGGGGGGCACCACCGCCGAATTCCCGGTCCTCCGGGGAACGGACGGCATCCCGAGCATCGACATCGCGTCGCTGACGAAGCAGACCGGTCACACGACGCTCGACTACGGCTTCGTGAACACGGCGTCGACGAAGTCCGCCATCACGTACATCGACGGCGACCAGGGCATCCTGCGTTACCGCGGCTACCCGATCGAGCAGCTCGCGAAGAACAGCACCTACCTCGAGGTGGCATGGCTGCTCATCTACGGCGAGCTGCCCTCGGCATCCGAACTGGCGTCGTTCGACGAGCGCATCCGCCGCCACACGCTGCTGCACGAGGATCTCAAGCGTTTCTTCTCGTCGCTGCCCCCGACCGCGCACCCCATGTCGGTGCTGTCGGCGGCGACCGCGGCCCTCTCGACCTATTACGAGTCCGAGTCCGACCCGCACAACCCCGAGCACGTCGAGCTCAACACGGTCCGCATGCTCGCGAAGCTCCCCGTGATCGCGGCGTACGCGCACAAGAAGAGCATCGGGCAGGCCTTCCTGTACCCCGACAACTCGCTCGGCTTCGTCGACAACTTCCTCAAGCTGAACTTCGGCGTGCTGAGCGAGATCTACGAGGTCAACCCGGTCATGACGAAGGCGCTCGACCTCCTTCTCATGCTCCACGCGGACCACGAGCAGAACGCCTCGACCTCGACCGTGCGCCTGGTCGGCTCGACCGGTGCCAACCAGTTCGCGTCGATCTCCGCCGGCATCCAGGCCCTTTCCGGCCCGCTTCACGGTGGCGCCAACGAGGCCGTGCTCCAGATGCTCGGCCGCATCCGCGACTCCGGCGAGAGCGTCGAACGCTTCGTCGAGCGGGTGAAGAACAAAGAAGAGGGCGTCAAGCTCATGGGCTTCGGCCACCGGGTCTACAAGAACTACGACCCGCGCGCCAAGCTCGTCAAGGAAGCGGCCGACGAGGTCCTCGAAGCCCTCGGCGTCAGCGACCCGCTCCTCGACCTCGCCAAGGAGCTCGAGCAGATCGCTCTGCAGGACGACTACTTCAAGGAGCGTCGCCTGTACCCGAACGTCGATTTCTACACCGGCGTCATCTACAAGGCGATGGGTTTCCCCACGCGCATGTTCACCGTGCTGTTCGCCATCGGGCGTCTTCCCGGCTGGCTCGCGCAGTGGCGCGAGGCCATCACCGACCCGCAGACCAAGATCGGTCGCCCGCAGCAGCTGTACACGGGCGCCGCGGAGCGGAACTACCCCGGGGTCTGA
- a CDS encoding alpha/beta family hydrolase, translating into MTVEPVRIPVDLPSGASFVSGLWDAPTDASVTIALAHGAGAGMTHPFLEGLATALAADGFAVLRFVFPYIEAGRRMPGPVAAATGTWAAVQEWCAEASASGAFVAAGKSYGGRMASVAAAEGLIVPDGLVYLGYPLHPPGRPDKPRSEHLPTVHAPQLFVEGENDPFVDPHDQLIEAVASCPDARVHWIAGANHSFEVKGARRPADEIGAGLAPVVAGFVRAL; encoded by the coding sequence GTGACGGTCGAGCCCGTCCGCATCCCGGTCGACCTGCCGAGCGGAGCTTCCTTCGTTTCGGGGCTGTGGGACGCGCCGACGGACGCATCCGTGACGATCGCTCTGGCGCACGGAGCGGGAGCGGGCATGACCCATCCCTTCCTCGAGGGCCTCGCCACCGCTCTCGCGGCCGACGGCTTCGCCGTGCTGCGGTTCGTCTTCCCCTACATCGAGGCGGGACGCCGGATGCCAGGACCCGTCGCCGCGGCGACCGGGACGTGGGCGGCTGTGCAGGAATGGTGCGCCGAGGCGTCGGCGTCGGGAGCGTTCGTGGCCGCGGGGAAGTCGTATGGCGGGCGGATGGCATCCGTCGCCGCCGCGGAAGGACTCATCGTCCCCGACGGGCTCGTGTACCTGGGCTACCCCCTGCATCCGCCGGGGCGCCCCGACAAGCCGCGGTCAGAGCACCTGCCGACGGTGCACGCACCCCAGTTGTTCGTCGAGGGCGAGAACGACCCGTTCGTCGACCCGCACGACCAACTCATCGAGGCCGTGGCTTCGTGCCCGGACGCCCGCGTGCACTGGATCGCCGGTGCCAATCACTCCTTCGAGGTGAAGGGCGCGCGGCGACCGGCGGATGAGATCGGCGCGGGGCTGGCGCCGGTTGTCGCCGGCTTCGTGCGGGCGTTGTAG
- the dapD gene encoding 2,3,4,5-tetrahydropyridine-2,6-dicarboxylate N-succinyltransferase, protein MSNERRISGAGLSTITEGGTVLDAWFPRPVLGDDAELSPDLAAQAGSDERRNVRVEAVSLTIDIDAAPASTADAYLRLHALSHLLVRPNEINLDGIFGHLPNVAWTNAGPMHPDDAARLLPQLKRHGIQLQGLDKFPRLTDYVLPAGVRIADASRVRLGAHLSPGTTVMHEGFVNFNAGTLGSSMIEGRVSQGVVIGDGTDIGGGASIMGTLSGGGTHRVSIGARTLLGANAGIGISLGDDCVVEAGLYVTAGTKVKVGDETVKAGELSGRNGILFRRNSLTGAVEASARAGVGVTLNEALHA, encoded by the coding sequence GTGAGCAACGAACGACGAATCAGCGGTGCCGGACTCTCGACGATCACCGAGGGAGGCACCGTCCTCGACGCGTGGTTCCCCCGTCCCGTTCTCGGCGACGACGCCGAGCTCTCCCCCGACCTGGCCGCTCAGGCGGGTTCGGACGAACGGCGCAACGTGCGCGTCGAGGCCGTGTCGCTCACGATCGACATCGACGCGGCGCCCGCTTCCACCGCCGACGCCTACCTGCGCCTGCACGCCCTCTCCCACCTGCTCGTGCGCCCCAACGAGATCAACCTCGACGGCATCTTCGGGCACCTCCCGAACGTCGCGTGGACGAACGCCGGTCCGATGCACCCCGACGACGCGGCCCGGCTGCTGCCGCAGCTGAAGCGCCACGGCATCCAGCTCCAGGGGCTCGACAAGTTCCCGCGCCTCACCGACTACGTCCTTCCCGCGGGCGTCCGCATCGCCGACGCCTCGCGCGTGCGCCTGGGCGCGCACCTCTCCCCCGGCACGACCGTCATGCACGAGGGCTTCGTCAACTTCAACGCCGGCACGCTCGGCTCCTCGATGATCGAGGGGCGCGTCTCCCAGGGTGTCGTGATCGGCGACGGCACCGACATCGGTGGCGGCGCGTCGATCATGGGGACGCTCTCGGGCGGCGGCACGCACCGCGTCTCGATCGGCGCGCGCACGCTTCTCGGCGCCAATGCCGGCATCGGCATCTCTCTCGGCGATGACTGCGTGGTCGAGGCGGGTCTCTACGTCACGGCCGGTACCAAGGTGAAGGTCGGCGACGAGACGGTCAAGGCCGGCGAGCTGTCCGGGCGCAACGGCATCCTGTTCCGTCGGAACTCGCTCACCGGGGCCGTCGAGGCGTCGGCGCGCGCCGGCGTCGGCGTCACGCTGAACGAGGCGCTGCACGCCTGA
- the dapE gene encoding succinyl-diaminopimelate desuccinylase, with the protein MSPLDLSSSSLDLTRAICDIPSVSGDETTLADAIASALASYDHLEVIRDGDTIVARTNLGRARRVVIAGHIDTVPINRNLPVEDREIDGEAFLWGRGTVDMKAGVAVQLKLAAELVAPSVDITWMWYDHEEVDSSLNGLGRLSRNRPDLFVGDFAILGEPSNGEVEGGCNGTLRAIVRTDGVRAHSARSWIGENAIHKAAPILARLAEYRAREIEVEGLLYREGLNAVKIVGGVAGNVIPDACEVQVNYRFAPSRDAAGAERVVRDVFTGFDVEFVDIAEGARPGLDAPLAQEFVAAVGATPRPKYGWTDVARFSALGIPAVNYGPGDPHLAHHDEERVAVAQIDAVERGLRAWLSGS; encoded by the coding sequence ATGTCGCCGCTCGATCTCTCGTCTTCCTCGCTCGACCTCACGCGCGCCATCTGCGACATCCCGAGCGTCTCCGGCGATGAGACGACACTCGCGGACGCCATCGCCTCAGCTCTCGCCAGCTACGACCACCTCGAGGTCATCCGCGACGGCGACACGATCGTCGCGCGCACGAACCTCGGTCGAGCGCGGCGGGTCGTGATCGCGGGACACATCGACACGGTCCCCATCAACCGCAATCTGCCGGTCGAGGACCGCGAGATCGACGGGGAGGCCTTCCTCTGGGGCCGCGGGACGGTCGACATGAAGGCCGGCGTCGCCGTGCAGCTCAAGCTCGCCGCCGAACTGGTCGCCCCCTCGGTCGACATCACCTGGATGTGGTATGACCACGAAGAAGTCGATTCCTCGCTCAACGGTCTCGGCCGGCTGTCGCGGAACCGACCCGACCTGTTCGTCGGCGACTTCGCGATCCTCGGGGAGCCGAGCAACGGCGAGGTCGAAGGCGGCTGCAACGGCACGCTTCGGGCGATCGTGCGCACCGACGGCGTCCGCGCGCACAGCGCCCGCTCCTGGATCGGTGAGAACGCGATCCACAAGGCGGCTCCGATCCTCGCGCGTCTCGCGGAGTACCGCGCCCGCGAGATCGAGGTCGAGGGGCTGCTCTACCGCGAGGGACTGAACGCCGTGAAGATCGTCGGCGGAGTCGCGGGCAACGTGATCCCGGATGCCTGCGAGGTCCAGGTCAACTACCGGTTCGCCCCGAGCCGCGACGCGGCAGGCGCCGAACGCGTCGTGCGCGACGTCTTCACCGGCTTCGACGTCGAGTTCGTCGACATCGCCGAAGGGGCGCGACCCGGTCTCGATGCGCCCCTCGCGCAGGAATTCGTCGCGGCGGTCGGGGCCACCCCTCGGCCGAAGTACGGGTGGACCGATGTCGCCCGCTTCTCGGCCCTGGGCATCCCGGCGGTCAACTACGGACCCGGTGACCCGCATCTCGCCCACCACGACGAAGAGCGGGTGGCCGTGGCGCAGATCGACGCGGTCGAGCGCGGACTGCGCGCGTGGCTGAGCGGGTCGTGA
- a CDS encoding general stress protein: MSMLAGRPGAGRDEVGEKVASFPTYEQAQKAVSSLIAGEVPARDIAIVGTGLRSIERITGRLGYATAARSGALNGLMIGLLFAFIFVLGQPTVQIATFLGVLLVGMALGMLLSLGTYSLIRRRRDFASVMQVSADHYDVCVAAASLHKARGVLGPTGTARTVVARPSVSVDDAPPQYGERIAPGAPTPSSAARPAATTSAPADDEPPRYGERIVPPTPQPHRDASEDGRAPAESAGVEPSAEEPPTEAPGAPRDDR, from the coding sequence ATGAGTATGTTGGCGGGGCGACCCGGGGCAGGACGCGACGAGGTCGGCGAGAAGGTCGCGTCGTTTCCCACGTACGAGCAGGCGCAGAAGGCCGTTTCCTCCCTCATCGCGGGCGAAGTGCCCGCGCGTGACATCGCGATCGTCGGGACGGGGCTTCGCTCGATCGAGCGGATCACGGGCCGGCTCGGCTACGCCACCGCGGCGCGTTCCGGTGCCCTGAACGGCCTGATGATCGGTCTGCTCTTCGCGTTCATCTTCGTCCTCGGTCAGCCGACGGTGCAGATCGCGACCTTCCTCGGCGTTCTCCTGGTGGGTATGGCCCTCGGCATGCTGCTGAGCCTCGGCACCTATTCGCTCATCCGGCGTCGCCGCGACTTCGCGTCCGTGATGCAGGTGAGCGCGGACCATTACGACGTCTGCGTCGCCGCGGCGAGCCTGCACAAGGCACGTGGGGTGCTCGGGCCGACCGGAACGGCGCGCACCGTGGTCGCCCGCCCGTCCGTCTCGGTCGATGACGCTCCGCCGCAGTACGGCGAGCGGATCGCCCCCGGAGCACCGACCCCGTCGTCGGCCGCGCGCCCCGCGGCGACGACCTCCGCGCCGGCCGACGATGAGCCGCCGCGCTATGGGGAGCGAATCGTCCCCCCGACGCCGCAGCCGCACCGCGATGCCTCCGAAGACGGCCGCGCTCCCGCGGAATCGGCCGGGGTCGAGCCGTCTGCTGAGGAGCCGCCGACCGAGGCGCCCGGGGCTCCGCGCGACGACCGGTGA
- a CDS encoding DUF1003 domain-containing protein — MARNNRQPALDAPRGRGRVLAPRAPQPSRDRFGRFTEWVARAMGTPTFLLSLTLFCVVWMGWNSIAPDELRFDSAAIGFTALTLVLSLQASYAAPLILLAQNRQDDRDRVQIEQDRQRAERNLADTEYLAREIVALRMAIRDLTEDVITKDTLRTELRAALQRLDENDEQSRPAP; from the coding sequence ATGGCTCGGAACAACCGCCAGCCCGCTCTCGACGCGCCCCGCGGCCGCGGCCGCGTTCTCGCCCCACGTGCTCCCCAGCCCTCTCGCGATCGCTTCGGTCGCTTCACCGAGTGGGTCGCCCGGGCAATGGGAACGCCCACCTTCCTGCTCTCGCTGACCCTCTTCTGCGTGGTCTGGATGGGGTGGAACTCGATCGCCCCGGACGAGCTGCGCTTCGACTCCGCCGCGATCGGCTTCACCGCGCTGACCCTCGTGCTGTCGCTGCAGGCGTCGTACGCCGCTCCCCTCATCCTGCTCGCGCAGAACCGTCAGGACGACCGCGACCGCGTGCAGATCGAACAGGACCGGCAGCGCGCAGAGCGCAATCTCGCCGACACCGAGTACCTCGCCCGCGAGATCGTCGCCCTGCGCATGGCCATTCGCGATCTGACCGAGGACGTCATCACCAAGGACACGCTGCGCACCGAGTTGCGCGCCGCTCTCCAACGCCTCGACGAGAACGACGAGCAGTCTCGGCCCGCGCCGTGA
- a CDS encoding P-loop NTPase, giving the protein MTADLAERVRAAVAAVTDPELRRPLGELDMVREVDVHGTTAAVGIALTIVGCPAADRIERDVRDAAASAAGIDAVDVRVGVMSPDERKALTEKLRGGRAKREMPFGPDSLTRVIAVTSGKGGVGKSTLTANLAVALAARGLRVGLIDADVHGFSIPGLLGLIDADGLPPAPTRIDELILPPVACGVKVISIGMFLRRPGEDAAGAVAWRGPMLHRTVQQFLTDVFFGDLDVLLLDMPPGTGDVAISVGQLLPHADVLVVTTPQAAAADVAVRSGTVARQTGQRVIGVIENMSAMTLPDGSSLDLFGSGGGEAVARALSTEDADVPLLASVPLSPALRGGGDDGRPVVLTAPGDPASRAIEAAAAALARNPRGLAGRALRVTPSA; this is encoded by the coding sequence GTGACCGCGGACCTCGCCGAGCGGGTGCGTGCGGCCGTCGCGGCGGTCACCGATCCCGAGCTGCGGCGCCCCCTCGGCGAGCTCGACATGGTGCGCGAGGTCGATGTCCACGGCACGACCGCGGCCGTCGGAATCGCGCTGACCATCGTGGGGTGCCCCGCGGCCGACCGGATCGAACGGGACGTCCGGGATGCCGCCGCGTCGGCCGCGGGGATCGACGCGGTCGACGTGCGGGTCGGGGTGATGTCGCCCGACGAGCGGAAGGCGCTCACCGAGAAGCTGCGCGGCGGCCGCGCGAAGCGCGAGATGCCCTTCGGCCCCGATTCGCTCACGCGTGTGATCGCCGTGACGAGCGGCAAGGGCGGCGTGGGCAAGTCGACCCTGACCGCGAACCTCGCGGTCGCCCTGGCGGCGCGCGGCCTGCGCGTCGGCCTGATCGACGCCGACGTCCACGGCTTCTCGATCCCCGGCCTCCTGGGACTCATCGACGCCGATGGTCTTCCCCCGGCGCCGACGCGGATCGACGAGTTGATCCTGCCGCCCGTCGCCTGCGGCGTGAAGGTGATCTCGATCGGCATGTTCCTGCGCCGCCCCGGAGAGGATGCCGCGGGCGCGGTCGCCTGGCGGGGTCCCATGCTGCATCGCACCGTGCAGCAGTTCCTCACGGACGTGTTCTTCGGTGACCTCGACGTGCTGCTGCTCGACATGCCTCCCGGGACGGGCGACGTCGCCATCTCGGTGGGACAGCTGCTCCCCCACGCCGATGTGCTGGTCGTCACGACGCCGCAGGCGGCCGCCGCCGACGTCGCGGTTCGCTCGGGTACCGTGGCGCGCCAGACGGGTCAGCGCGTGATCGGGGTGATCGAGAACATGTCCGCGATGACCCTGCCGGACGGATCCTCCCTCGACCTGTTCGGTTCCGGCGGAGGCGAAGCGGTGGCTCGGGCTCTGTCGACCGAGGATGCCGACGTCCCGCTCTTGGCATCCGTTCCCCTCAGCCCCGCGCTGCGCGGCGGAGGCGACGACGGTCGGCCGGTGGTGCTCACGGCGCCCGGCGACCCGGCGTCGCGCGCCATCGAGGCGGCTGCGGCTGCTCTGGCCCGGAATCCGCGGGGGCTCGCCGGACGGGCGCTCCGCGTCACGCCGTCAGCCTGA
- a CDS encoding DUF3117 domain-containing protein produces the protein MAAMKPRTGDGPMEAVKEGRLIIVRVPLEGGGRLVVSVNDAEAKELHDVLGGVVNAS, from the coding sequence ATGGCAGCCATGAAGCCGCGAACCGGTGACGGACCGATGGAGGCCGTGAAGGAGGGCCGGCTGATCATCGTGCGCGTGCCGCTCGAGGGTGGCGGGCGACTCGTCGTCTCGGTGAACGACGCCGAGGCGAAGGAACTGCACGACGTGCTCGGTGGGGTCGTCAACGCATCCTGA
- a CDS encoding twin-arginine translocase TatA/TatE family subunit yields the protein MFFGLTIEKLMLIGVVAALVIGPERLPKYAEALAKLTRRAKETLQGAKSRMREEMGPEFDDVDWRKLDPRQYDPRRIVREALLDDTPTATMRAAGAAAVAARVTPEKPPFVPGALPPFDDEST from the coding sequence ATGTTCTTCGGGCTCACCATCGAGAAGCTCATGCTGATCGGTGTGGTCGCCGCACTCGTCATCGGCCCGGAGCGTCTGCCCAAGTACGCCGAGGCCCTCGCGAAGTTGACGCGCCGCGCCAAAGAGACGCTCCAGGGCGCGAAATCCCGCATGCGGGAAGAGATGGGTCCCGAGTTCGACGACGTCGATTGGCGCAAGCTCGACCCCCGGCAGTACGACCCCCGCCGGATCGTCCGCGAAGCCCTCCTCGACGACACGCCGACCGCGACCATGCGCGCCGCCGGCGCCGCCGCTGTGGCCGCCCGCGTCACGCCGGAGAAGCCGCCCTTCGTTCCGGGCGCGCTCCCTCCGTTCGACGACGAATCGACCTGA
- a CDS encoding O-methyltransferase → MSGYEANERFVQESTVEPEHIARARAHALELGAAPISPAVGAQTALLAAATRALNVVEVGTGGGVSGLWLLHGSPRATLTTIDSEPEHLGAARSAFADARIPAARARFITGRASEVLPRMNEASYDIVFIDADPDGVIEYVEHGLRLVRAGGTVLIPRVLAGGAVADPVRRDAVTTAYRSLIQEVQASPAVFGALSTTGEGLLQLTTVAPTA, encoded by the coding sequence GTGAGTGGTTATGAGGCGAACGAGCGGTTCGTGCAGGAGTCGACGGTGGAACCGGAGCACATCGCCCGGGCTCGCGCGCACGCGCTCGAGCTGGGTGCCGCCCCGATCAGCCCCGCGGTCGGCGCGCAGACCGCGCTTCTGGCCGCCGCGACACGTGCGCTGAACGTCGTCGAGGTCGGCACCGGCGGCGGCGTCTCCGGGCTCTGGTTGCTGCACGGTTCTCCGCGCGCGACGCTCACCACGATCGACAGCGAGCCGGAGCACCTCGGTGCGGCGCGCTCCGCCTTCGCGGACGCGCGGATTCCCGCGGCTCGCGCCCGGTTCATCACCGGTCGCGCCTCCGAGGTCCTCCCCCGGATGAACGAAGCGTCCTACGACATCGTCTTCATCGACGCCGACCCCGACGGCGTCATCGAATACGTCGAACACGGCCTGCGCCTCGTCCGGGCAGGGGGAACCGTCCTCATTCCGCGCGTCCTCGCCGGCGGTGCGGTCGCCGACCCGGTGCGCCGCGATGCCGTCACGACGGCGTACCGCTCGCTCATCCAAGAAGTCCAGGCTTCACCGGCGGTCTTCGGCGCCCTTTCGACCACGGGTGAGGGGCTCCTGCAGCTGACGACCGTCGCCCCGACGGCCTGA
- a CDS encoding magnesium transporter MgtE N-terminal domain-containing protein: MSTQRVFVARLAGCTVFDPAGDRLGKVRDVVVIYRASAAPRVVGLVVEIPGRRHVFVSIGRVTSIQAGQVITTGLINVRRFQQRGGEVRVMAEMLGRRVSLVDGSGTAVIEDVAIERNRLGEWDVGQLFLRRPRTSASPFAKGPTTFAAWTEVRENQTPGEAQSAEQLVATYSELKPADLANTLLDLPEERLIEVAEELSDDRLADALEEMPEDEQVHILEQLGDERAADILDAMEPDDAADLLGQLPESRSEQLLDLMEPEEADDVRALLQYGPDTAGGLMTPEPIVLSADATVAEALALIRRHELHPALAASVFITLPPYETPTGRLLGTVHFQRMLRYPPHERLGAIIDDTLEPVPADATAAEVARLLASYNLVSLPVIDQAHRLVGCVSVDDVLDYLLPDDWRTHDSDDPTPKVTRRPTATQSIPVQTPPTPRRR, encoded by the coding sequence GTGAGCACGCAAAGGGTTTTCGTCGCCCGCTTGGCGGGCTGCACGGTGTTCGACCCGGCGGGAGACCGTCTGGGTAAGGTGCGCGACGTCGTGGTGATCTACCGCGCGTCCGCTGCGCCGCGCGTCGTGGGGCTCGTCGTCGAGATTCCCGGGCGCCGACATGTGTTCGTGTCCATCGGGCGCGTCACCTCCATACAGGCCGGTCAGGTCATCACGACCGGCCTCATCAACGTGCGCCGTTTCCAGCAGCGCGGTGGCGAAGTGCGCGTCATGGCGGAGATGCTCGGTCGTCGTGTGAGCCTCGTCGACGGCTCCGGCACCGCCGTGATCGAAGACGTCGCGATCGAGCGCAACCGCCTCGGCGAGTGGGATGTCGGACAGCTGTTCCTCCGCCGCCCCCGGACGAGTGCCTCGCCGTTCGCCAAGGGACCCACGACGTTCGCGGCGTGGACCGAAGTGCGAGAGAACCAGACCCCGGGCGAGGCGCAGTCCGCCGAACAGCTCGTCGCGACCTACTCCGAGCTCAAGCCCGCCGACCTCGCCAACACGCTGCTCGACCTCCCCGAAGAACGCCTCATCGAGGTCGCCGAAGAACTCAGCGATGATCGCCTCGCCGACGCCCTCGAAGAGATGCCCGAGGACGAGCAGGTCCACATCCTCGAGCAGCTGGGCGACGAGCGCGCCGCCGACATCCTGGATGCCATGGAGCCCGACGACGCGGCCGATCTCCTCGGTCAGCTGCCGGAGTCGCGCTCGGAGCAACTCCTCGACCTCATGGAGCCCGAGGAAGCCGACGACGTGCGTGCCCTCCTCCAGTACGGCCCCGACACGGCCGGCGGTCTCATGACGCCGGAGCCCATCGTGCTGTCGGCGGATGCCACGGTGGCGGAGGCCCTGGCCCTCATCCGCCGGCACGAGTTGCACCCCGCGCTCGCGGCATCCGTGTTCATCACCCTCCCTCCCTACGAGACGCCGACCGGCCGCCTGCTGGGGACCGTGCACTTCCAGCGCATGCTGCGCTACCCGCCGCACGAGCGGCTCGGCGCGATCATCGACGACACGCTGGAGCCGGTGCCCGCCGACGCCACGGCCGCCGAGGTCGCCCGCCTCCTCGCCAGCTACAACCTCGTCTCGCTCCCCGTCATCGATCAGGCGCACCGTCTCGTCGGCTGCGTGAGCGTTGACGACGTGCTCGATTACCTCCTGCCCGACGACTGGCGCACGCACGACAGCGATGATCCGACGCCCAAGGTCACACGCAGACCGACCGCGACCCAGAGCATCCCTGTCCAGACCCCACCGACCCCGAGGAGGCGCTGA